TAAATCTCTATAATTTTTTCTTTTTAATTAATCTTCACGATTAAATTCTTTTTGACCCATTTCATAAAGATCATTTCCATAGATGTCATTTATAACGATGGCAGGAAAATCTACTACTTCCATCTTTCTGATAGCTTCAGCTCCTAAATCATCATATGCAATAACTTCAGCTTTTTTAATAGATTTTGCTATAAGAGCTGCTGCTCCGCCTACTGCTGCAAAATATACAGCTTTATGTTTTTTTATGTATCCTTTTACTTCATCACTTCTAGCACCCTTTCCAATCATTCCCTTTAATCCAACTTCAATTAATCTTGGTGCATATGGATCCATTCTATAAGAAGTTGTTGGTCCTGCACTTCCGATTGCATTTCCTGGCTTAGCAGGAGTTGGTCCTACATAATAAATTATTTGTCCCTTTGGATCAAATGGTAATTCTTTTCCTTCGTCCAATAATTTAACCAATCTTGCATGGGCTGCATCTCTTGCTGTATATATAGTTCCAGAGATCAGCACTGTATCTCCTGTTTTTAGTTTTTCTACATCACTATCTTTTAATGGTGTTGTTAATTTCATTCTATAACCTCCATATATTAAATTCTAAAATTCTTTTACGTTGAGTATTATAAATTAATTTAAAATACTCAATATAATTTTTTTATTCGCAGTTTAATTTATTAATCCCAATAATTTTAAGACACTCTTATAAGATTATTTCCTTATGTCTAGCAGCATGACAGTTTAAGTTAATGGCAACCGGTAATGACGCAATATGACAAGGGTAAGTTTCTACCTTTACTGATAATGCTGTATTTCTTCCACCTAATCCCATAGGTCCTACTCCTGTTTTATTTACTAACTCCAATAATTCATCTTCTAATTTAGCATTTATTGGATTAGAACTACTGTCATTAACGTCTCTCATTAAAGATTCTTTAGCTAACAATGCAGCTTTTTCGAAAGAACCTCCGATTCCTACACCTACAATAATTGGAGGACATGGATTTCCACCAGCTTTTT
This sequence is a window from Psychrilyobacter atlanticus DSM 19335. Protein-coding genes within it:
- a CDS encoding Fe-S-containing hydro-lyase; this encodes MKLTTPLKDSDVEKLKTGDTVLISGTIYTARDAAHARLVKLLDEGKELPFDPKGQIIYYVGPTPAKPGNAIGSAGPTTSYRMDPYAPRLIEVGLKGMIGKGARSDEVKGYIKKHKAVYFAAVGGAAALIAKSIKKAEVIAYDDLGAEAIRKMEVVDFPAIVINDIYGNDLYEMGQKEFNRED